One window of Cydia pomonella isolate Wapato2018A chromosome 7, ilCydPomo1, whole genome shotgun sequence genomic DNA carries:
- the LOC133519665 gene encoding venom peptide SjAPI-like isoform X1, producing MDGNTLFLVVAGLSFCGANPLDSGDNGETAIQCSDNEVFSSCTNGGCDARNCTQLGKPVPCVKLHADSCIKGCVCKPGFLRAANGNCVDETECQKERCTGPHEYFSCGGACDNVCATLQEQSQKNCPIRNIRCNDMCYCDEGHARDDNGVCVPTENC from the exons ATGGACGGTAACACTTTGTTTTTAGTTGTTGCTGGATTAAGTTTTTGTGGGGCTAATCCTTTAGATAGTGGGGACAATGGTGAAACAG CTATACAATGCAGTGACAATGAAGTGTTCTCTTCTTGCACCAATGGGGGCTGCGACGCGCGCAACTGCACTCAGCTTGGGAAGCCGGTGCCCTGTGTTAAGCTGCATGCTGACAGCTGCATCAAGGGGTGCGTGTGCAAACCGGGATTTCTACGGGCGGCGAACGGAAATTGTGTAGATGAAACAGAATGTCAAAAAG AGCGCTGTACAGGCCCACATGAGTACTTTTCCTGCGGCGGCGCGTGCGACAACGTTTGCGCAACTTTACAGGAACAGAGCCAGAAGAACTGTCCAATAAGGAACATTAGATGTAACGATATGTGTTACTGCGATGAGGGGCATGCGAGGGACGACAATGGTGTATGTGTTCCCACCGAAAACTGTTAA
- the LOC133519665 gene encoding inducible metalloproteinase inhibitor protein-like isoform X2 translates to MVKQLYNAVTMKCSLLAPMGAATRATALSLGSRCPVLSCMLTAASRERCTGPHEYFSCGGACDNVCATLQEQSQKNCPIRNIRCNDMCYCDEGHARDDNGVCVPTENC, encoded by the exons ATGGTGAAACAG CTATACAATGCAGTGACAATGAAGTGTTCTCTTCTTGCACCAATGGGGGCTGCGACGCGCGCAACTGCACTCAGCTTGGGAAGCCGGTGCCCTGTGTTAAGCTGCATGCTGACAGCTGCATCAAGGG AGCGCTGTACAGGCCCACATGAGTACTTTTCCTGCGGCGGCGCGTGCGACAACGTTTGCGCAACTTTACAGGAACAGAGCCAGAAGAACTGTCCAATAAGGAACATTAGATGTAACGATATGTGTTACTGCGATGAGGGGCATGCGAGGGACGACAATGGTGTATGTGTTCCCACCGAAAACTGTTAA
- the LOC133519664 gene encoding SCO-spondin-like isoform X1 yields MAQSLAFAVIITVGISAAAAESTECNKPNEEKRCVTICPPQKSCRNMDIQVSCLHNPSEVCKDTCVCKEGYFRNAGAECVTRDDCTKCGGQNEYFSCRVQPDQTCASLTEKSTDQDSEQCKEQCYCSPGTARDENDVCVPTDQCNKPCGDRETKDYCPADCAADYCPKNAKTVSCPRPTVCPTPQCKCRFNYRRADNGTCIPTRDCPPFECNKPFEEYNPCPPLCPNGSCGQATPTGDCPAIFGRIGIVLECSPSCRCKKGYFWNEDKVCVPYNQCPGKGR; encoded by the exons ATGGCGCAATCATTAGCGTTTGCCGTTATCATAACAGTGGGAATCTCAGCGGCTGCTGCTGAGAGCACAG AATGCAACAAACCGAACGAGGAGAAGCGCTGCGTGACTATCTGTCCACCGCAGAAAAGCTGCCGAAACATGGACATACAAGTATCTTGCCTGCACAACCCCTCAGAAGTTTGCAAGGACACATGCGTCTGCAAAGAGGGTTACTTCAGGAATGCTGGAGCTGAATGCGTGACGAGAGACGATTGCA CAAAATGCGGCGGCCAAAACGAATACTTCTCGTGCCGCGTTCAACCAGACCAGACGTGTGCGTCGCTCACTGAAAAATCGACAGACCAGGACAGTGAGCAGTGTAAGGAGCAGTGCTACTGCAGCCCCGGTACTGCGAGAGATGAGAACGATGTGTGTGTGCCAACCGACCAGTGCAACAAAC CATGCGGTGACAGAGAAACCAAAGATTACTGCCCCGCCGACTGCGCCGCCGACTACTGTCCTAAGAACGCGAAGACCGTCTCTTGCCCTCGCCCGACTGTCTGTCCTACGCCCCAATGCAAGTGCAGATTCAATTACCGTCGCGCTGACAATGGGACCTGCATACCTACACGCGATTGCC CCCCATTCGAGTGCAACAAGCCTTTCGAAGAATATAACCCTTGCCCGCCGCTCTGTCCAAACGGCTCCTGTGGCCAGGCCACGCCAACAGGGGACTGTCCAGCAATATTCGGAAGAATAGGCATTGTACTGGAATGCAGCCCGAGCTGTCGATGCAAGAAGGGTTACTTTTGGAATGAGGACAAGGTCTGCGTGCCTTACAATCAATGCC cggGAAAAGGCAGATAA
- the LOC133519664 gene encoding inducible metalloproteinase inhibitor protein-like isoform X2, translated as MAQSLAFAVIITVGISAAAAESTAKCGGQNEYFSCRVQPDQTCASLTEKSTDQDSEQCKEQCYCSPGTARDENDVCVPTDQCNKPCGDRETKDYCPADCAADYCPKNAKTVSCPRPTVCPTPQCKCRFNYRRADNGTCIPTRDCPPFECNKPFEEYNPCPPLCPNGSCGQATPTGDCPAIFGRIGIVLECSPSCRCKKGYFWNEDKVCVPYNQCPGKGR; from the exons ATGGCGCAATCATTAGCGTTTGCCGTTATCATAACAGTGGGAATCTCAGCGGCTGCTGCTGAGAGCACAG CAAAATGCGGCGGCCAAAACGAATACTTCTCGTGCCGCGTTCAACCAGACCAGACGTGTGCGTCGCTCACTGAAAAATCGACAGACCAGGACAGTGAGCAGTGTAAGGAGCAGTGCTACTGCAGCCCCGGTACTGCGAGAGATGAGAACGATGTGTGTGTGCCAACCGACCAGTGCAACAAAC CATGCGGTGACAGAGAAACCAAAGATTACTGCCCCGCCGACTGCGCCGCCGACTACTGTCCTAAGAACGCGAAGACCGTCTCTTGCCCTCGCCCGACTGTCTGTCCTACGCCCCAATGCAAGTGCAGATTCAATTACCGTCGCGCTGACAATGGGACCTGCATACCTACACGCGATTGCC CCCCATTCGAGTGCAACAAGCCTTTCGAAGAATATAACCCTTGCCCGCCGCTCTGTCCAAACGGCTCCTGTGGCCAGGCCACGCCAACAGGGGACTGTCCAGCAATATTCGGAAGAATAGGCATTGTACTGGAATGCAGCCCGAGCTGTCGATGCAAGAAGGGTTACTTTTGGAATGAGGACAAGGTCTGCGTGCCTTACAATCAATGCC cggGAAAAGGCAGATAA
- the LOC133519478 gene encoding uncharacterized protein LOC133519478 translates to MALYGAPIWADRLSERNSALLRRPQRVAAQRTIRAYSTVSHAAACLLANTPPWELDAQVLAERYRMRAQARARREREDPEESERVLRQAEERLLERWKENLEDSPYGTRTIGALFSSFREWIKRKRGVLSYRLTQVVLRSLPAQNSTGAESGLS, encoded by the coding sequence ATGGCGCTGTATGGGGCGCCAATATGGGCGGACAGGCTCTCGGAGCGCAACAGCGCCCTACTCAGGCGGCCTCAGCGAGTAGCAGCACAACGCACCATCAGGGCATATTCAACGGTGTCCCATGCCGCAGCGTGCCTCCTAGCTAATACCCCTCCGTGGGAGCTTGATGCTCAGGTACTGGCGGAGAGGTACCGAATGAGGGCGCAGGCGAGGGCGCGGAGAGAACGCGAAGACCCCGAAGAGTCGGAGCGAGTGCTACGTCAGGCAGAAGAGAGGCTCCTGGAACGATGGAAGGAAAACCTGGAGGACTCGCCCTATGGCACCCGCACCATTGGGGCACTCTTTTCATCGTTCCGGGAATGGATAAAGCGGAAAAGAGGTGTGCTATCATACCGGCTGACCCAGGTGGTGCTTCGGTCACTACCTGCACAAAATTCAACGGGAGCCGAGTCCGGTCTGTCATGA